One part of the Lachnospiraceae bacterium JLR.KK002 genome encodes these proteins:
- a CDS encoding major tail protein, with protein MPKKNKVKFNICNVHYALLTLGVDGEVSFGTPVAMLGAVSLSLDPNGEPSNFYADGYAYYTVSNNMGYEGDLELAMVPESFRTDVLKEALDENKVLLENANAETENFALLFEFDGDVRKIRHVLYNCSAARPTIESQTNEDEIEVQTETLSITAAPLASGYVKAKTGDSTTDEVYQNWYKSVYLPDAALGGTSGGGTENGGTTDTEGEG; from the coding sequence ATGCCGAAGAAGAATAAAGTGAAATTCAACATCTGCAACGTGCATTATGCGCTGCTGACGCTGGGGGTGGACGGGGAGGTGTCCTTCGGCACGCCCGTTGCGATGCTCGGCGCCGTTTCCCTTTCCCTGGACCCCAACGGCGAGCCGAGCAATTTTTATGCAGACGGGTACGCTTATTATACCGTCAGCAACAACATGGGCTATGAGGGAGACCTGGAGCTTGCCATGGTGCCGGAGAGCTTCCGCACCGACGTGCTGAAGGAGGCCCTGGATGAGAACAAGGTGCTTTTAGAGAACGCCAATGCGGAAACGGAGAACTTCGCCCTGCTGTTCGAGTTTGACGGCGATGTGCGGAAAATCCGCCATGTGCTGTACAACTGCTCGGCGGCCCGCCCGACCATCGAGTCCCAGACCAACGAGGACGAGATCGAGGTGCAGACCGAGACTCTGTCCATCACGGCGGCGCCCCTGGCGAGCGGCTATGTGAAGGCAAAGACCGGGGACAGCACTACGGACGAGGTCTACCAGAACTGGTACAAGAGCGTGTACCTGCCGGATGCGGCATTAGGAGGCACTTCCGGCGGTGGTACAGAAAATGGCGGCACAACTGATACGGAAGGGGAGGGATAA
- a CDS encoding phage head closure protein — translation MEVSLLNVRITFQKNAVEVDGIGNHTNTWADYYSCHATVSGEAGKQTSETDVAGTVADESDVSFTVRWCRKASAVDSTGYRVVFGGELYDILAIDHMNYKKKCIKFKCRKARR, via the coding sequence ATGGAGGTTTCCCTTTTGAATGTCCGCATCACCTTTCAGAAGAATGCCGTGGAGGTGGACGGCATCGGCAACCACACAAACACATGGGCAGATTATTATTCCTGCCATGCTACAGTAAGCGGTGAGGCCGGGAAGCAGACCAGTGAAACGGACGTGGCCGGAACCGTGGCGGATGAATCGGATGTTTCGTTTACTGTCCGCTGGTGCAGGAAAGCGTCTGCGGTTGATTCCACGGGGTACCGGGTGGTTTTTGGCGGGGAGCTGTATGACATCCTCGCCATCGACCACATGAATTATAAAAAGAAATGCATCAAATTCAAATGCAGGAAAGCGAGGCGGTGA
- a CDS encoding terminase TerL endonuclease subunit: MRKLKKYKPTKFKAKDSRYDKDAADFAVMFIESLCHTKGTWAGKPFELIDWQEQIIRDIFGTLKPNGYRQFNTAYVEIPKKQGKSELAAAVALLLTCGDGEERAEVYGCAADRQQATIVFDVAADMVRMCPALNKRVKILASQKRIIYTPTNSFYQVLSAEAYSKHGFNIHGVVFDELHTQPNRKLFDVMTKGSGDARMQPLYFLITTAGTDTHSICYETHQKAKDILEGRKIDPTFYPVIYGADEADDWTDPKVWKKANPSLNITVGIDKVEAACESAKQNPGEENSFRQLRLNQWVKQAVRWMPMDKWDACAFPVSEDGLEGRVCYGGLDLSSTTDITAFVLVFPPLDEEDKYCILPYFWVPEETLELRVRRDHVPYDVWERQGKLMTTEGNVVHYGFIEKYIERLGERFNIREIAFDRWGAVQMVQNLEGMGFTVVPFGQGFKDMSPPTKELMKLVLEQMIAHGGHPVLRWMMDNIFIRTDPAGNIKADKEKSTEKIDGAVATIMGLDRAIRCGNDAGASVYDSRGLLVF; encoded by the coding sequence ATGCGGAAACTGAAAAAGTATAAGCCGACAAAATTCAAGGCAAAGGACAGCCGCTATGATAAGGATGCCGCCGATTTTGCCGTGATGTTCATTGAGAGCCTCTGCCACACCAAGGGGACATGGGCGGGGAAGCCTTTTGAACTGATCGACTGGCAGGAGCAGATCATCCGTGACATTTTCGGCACGTTAAAGCCTAACGGATACCGCCAGTTCAACACGGCCTATGTGGAGATTCCGAAGAAGCAGGGCAAGTCGGAGCTGGCGGCGGCCGTGGCGCTGCTTTTGACCTGCGGGGACGGGGAGGAACGGGCGGAGGTGTATGGGTGCGCCGCCGACCGGCAGCAGGCCACCATCGTCTTTGACGTGGCGGCGGACATGGTGCGGATGTGTCCCGCCCTGAATAAGCGGGTGAAGATACTCGCCTCGCAGAAGCGGATCATCTACACGCCCACCAATTCCTTCTACCAGGTGCTTTCGGCGGAGGCGTATTCCAAGCACGGCTTCAACATCCACGGCGTGGTGTTCGACGAGCTGCACACGCAGCCGAACCGGAAATTATTTGACGTCATGACCAAGGGTTCCGGCGACGCCCGGATGCAGCCGCTGTATTTCCTCATCACCACGGCGGGGACGGACACCCATTCCATCTGCTACGAAACGCACCAGAAGGCAAAGGATATCTTAGAGGGGCGGAAGATCGACCCTACATTTTATCCGGTGATCTACGGCGCGGATGAGGCGGACGACTGGACGGACCCCAAGGTGTGGAAGAAAGCGAACCCCTCTTTGAATATCACAGTGGGGATTGACAAGGTGGAGGCCGCCTGCGAGTCGGCAAAGCAGAATCCGGGGGAGGAGAACAGTTTCCGGCAGCTCCGCTTAAACCAGTGGGTGAAACAGGCGGTGCGGTGGATGCCCATGGATAAATGGGACGCCTGCGCCTTCCCGGTTTCGGAGGACGGCCTGGAGGGGCGCGTGTGCTACGGAGGGCTGGACTTGTCCTCCACCACGGACATCACGGCGTTCGTCCTGGTGTTCCCGCCGCTGGATGAGGAGGACAAATACTGCATCCTCCCATATTTCTGGGTGCCGGAGGAAACGCTGGAGCTGCGTGTCCGGCGCGACCATGTCCCCTACGATGTGTGGGAGCGGCAGGGAAAACTGATGACCACGGAGGGGAACGTGGTGCATTACGGCTTTATTGAGAAATACATTGAGCGGCTTGGGGAGCGTTTCAATATCCGGGAGATTGCTTTTGACCGGTGGGGCGCGGTGCAGATGGTGCAGAACCTGGAGGGGATGGGCTTCACGGTGGTTCCATTCGGCCAGGGCTTCAAGGATATGTCCCCGCCCACCAAGGAGCTGATGAAGCTGGTGCTGGAGCAGATGATTGCCCACGGCGGGCATCCGGTTCTCCGGTGGATGATGGACAACATCTTCATCCGCACCGACCCGGCAGGCAATATTAAGGCAGATAAAGAAAAGTCCACGGAGAAGATTGACGGGGCGGTGGCCACGATCATGGGGCTTGACCGGGCAATCCGCTGTGGGAACGATGCAGGGGCCTCCGTCTATGACAGCCGGGGGCTGCTTGTTTTTTGA
- a CDS encoding head maturation protease, ClpP-related, translating into MKTKKFWNWRKAKNQEPEVTERILELNGTIAEESWFDDDVTPQLFKDELNAGSGDITVWINSPGGDCVAAAQIYNMLSNYKGKVTVKIDGIAASAASVIAMAGDTVLVSPVSMLMIHNPATIAWGDHAEMQKAIDMLAEVKESIINAYVLKTGLSRPKLSHLMDAETWMDANKAVELGFADEIMARAKAEPEKEPEEGEGDSSEEDEEDEKKFPPASSSMLFSRRAANNALLNKLAAKYGGEKPKADIQAQAEILAPDAETGRSVDALMERLNLLKR; encoded by the coding sequence ATGAAAACGAAGAAGTTCTGGAACTGGAGGAAGGCGAAGAACCAGGAACCGGAAGTGACAGAGCGGATACTGGAACTGAACGGCACCATCGCAGAGGAAAGCTGGTTTGACGATGACGTCACGCCGCAGCTTTTCAAGGATGAGCTGAATGCCGGGAGCGGGGACATTACCGTGTGGATCAACTCGCCGGGCGGCGACTGCGTGGCGGCGGCACAGATTTACAATATGCTCTCCAACTACAAAGGCAAGGTAACCGTAAAGATTGATGGCATCGCTGCTTCGGCGGCATCCGTCATTGCCATGGCAGGCGACACCGTCCTGGTGTCCCCGGTATCCATGCTTATGATTCACAATCCCGCCACCATCGCCTGGGGCGACCATGCCGAGATGCAGAAGGCCATTGATATGCTTGCCGAAGTGAAGGAGTCCATCATCAATGCTTATGTGTTAAAGACGGGGCTTTCCCGCCCGAAGCTGTCGCATCTGATGGATGCGGAAACGTGGATGGATGCAAATAAGGCAGTAGAGCTTGGCTTTGCGGATGAGATCATGGCGCGGGCAAAGGCGGAGCCGGAAAAGGAGCCGGAGGAGGGCGAAGGGGACAGTTCCGAAGAGGATGAGGAAGATGAAAAGAAATTCCCTCCGGCTTCAAGCTCCATGCTGTTTTCCCGCAGGGCGGCAAACAACGCCCTTTTGAATAAACTGGCCGCCAAATATGGCGGGGAAAAACCGAAAGCGGATATCCAGGCGCAGGCAGAAATCCTTGCGCCGGATGCAGAAACCGGCCGTTCCGTGGACGCACTCATGGAGCGGCTTAATTTATTGAAACGATAA
- a CDS encoding head-tail connector protein: MAVTLEEMKNYLRVDYDDDDALIESMVRASEKICMGVARMDDTQEFYAVENAEIAVQYTVAYLYEHREDADHHAMMLTLRALLSGSRKEAF, from the coding sequence ATGGCGGTGACGCTGGAAGAAATGAAGAACTACCTCCGTGTGGATTATGACGATGATGATGCCCTGATTGAAAGTATGGTCAGGGCATCGGAAAAAATCTGCATGGGTGTGGCGAGGATGGATGACACGCAGGAATTTTACGCAGTGGAAAATGCAGAGATAGCAGTACAGTATACGGTCGCCTATTTGTATGAACACCGGGAGGATGCCGACCACCATGCCATGATGCTGACGCTCCGTGCGCTTCTTTCCGGCAGCCGGAAGGAGGCGTTCTGA
- a CDS encoding phage major capsid protein has translation MTILELREKRAKAWEAAKAFLDSHRKENGVLSAEDDAAYTKMEQEITDLGKEIARLERQEALDAELNRPVNKPLTGKPGGRADADDGEDKTGRASDDYRKNFWNAMRSKVPMPAVTNALQIGTDSEGGYLVPDEYERTLVEALEEENIFRQMAKVIKTSSGDRKIPVVASKGTASWIDEEGAFPESDDSFGQVSIGAYKLGTMIKVSEELLNDSVFDLQSYISREFARRIGAKEEEAFFTGDGKGKPLGVLAATGGAETGVTAASATAVTADELMDLYYSLKSPYRKKSVWVLNDSTIKAIRKLKDNNGQYLWQPSLTAGAPDMILGRPIKTSAYMPAIAAGAKTIAFGDFSYYWIADRQGRSFKRLNELFAATGQVGFLASQRVDGKMILAEAVKVLVQKAASAG, from the coding sequence ATGACGATTCTTGAACTGCGCGAGAAGCGCGCAAAAGCATGGGAGGCGGCAAAGGCATTCTTAGATTCCCACAGGAAGGAAAACGGAGTCCTTTCCGCAGAGGATGACGCCGCATACACGAAGATGGAGCAGGAGATCACAGACCTTGGGAAAGAGATCGCAAGGCTGGAGCGGCAGGAGGCCCTGGATGCGGAGCTGAACCGCCCAGTGAATAAGCCCCTCACGGGAAAGCCGGGCGGCAGGGCGGACGCGGACGATGGGGAGGATAAGACCGGGCGCGCCTCCGACGATTACAGGAAGAACTTCTGGAACGCCATGCGCTCCAAGGTACCGATGCCCGCAGTCACCAACGCCCTGCAGATCGGCACGGATTCCGAGGGCGGCTACCTGGTACCGGATGAATATGAAAGGACTCTGGTGGAGGCATTGGAGGAGGAGAACATCTTCCGGCAGATGGCAAAGGTCATCAAGACTTCCAGCGGCGACCGGAAGATTCCTGTTGTTGCGTCCAAGGGTACGGCATCGTGGATTGACGAGGAGGGTGCGTTCCCGGAGAGCGACGACTCCTTCGGGCAGGTTTCCATCGGGGCGTATAAGCTCGGCACCATGATCAAGGTTTCCGAGGAGCTGTTGAACGACAGCGTGTTTGACCTGCAGTCCTATATTTCCCGCGAGTTCGCCCGCAGGATCGGGGCGAAGGAAGAGGAGGCGTTCTTCACGGGGGACGGCAAGGGAAAGCCGTTAGGGGTGCTTGCGGCCACTGGCGGTGCGGAAACGGGCGTGACCGCCGCGTCCGCCACGGCAGTGACTGCGGATGAGCTGATGGATTTATATTACTCGCTGAAATCCCCGTACCGCAAGAAATCCGTGTGGGTGCTGAATGATTCCACCATCAAGGCCATCCGCAAGCTGAAGGACAATAACGGGCAGTATTTATGGCAGCCTTCCCTGACGGCAGGGGCGCCGGACATGATCCTGGGCCGTCCCATCAAGACTTCTGCCTATATGCCGGCCATTGCCGCGGGAGCAAAGACCATCGCTTTCGGTGATTTCAGCTACTATTGGATTGCCGACAGGCAGGGGCGCAGCTTCAAGCGCCTGAATGAGCTGTTTGCAGCCACCGGGCAGGTGGGATTCCTCGCTTCACAGCGTGTGGACGGGAAGATGATCCTTGCGGAGGCAGTGAAGGTGCTGGTGCAGAAGGCCGCATCCGCAGGTTAA
- a CDS encoding DUF4314 domain-containing protein produces MGFPNRETVERVRREYPAGTRVELVRMDDVQAPPIGTRGTVTGVDDTASVMVAWDNGSSLHVIYGEDACRKLQ; encoded by the coding sequence ATGGGATTTCCGAATAGGGAGACAGTGGAGCGTGTCCGCAGGGAGTACCCTGCAGGCACACGGGTGGAGCTTGTGCGGATGGATGATGTGCAGGCCCCGCCCATTGGGACGAGAGGAACCGTGACGGGCGTGGATGACACGGCGAGCGTCATGGTCGCATGGGACAATGGAAGCAGCCTCCATGTAATTTACGGGGAGGATGCCTGCCGGAAACTGCAATAA
- a CDS encoding HK97 gp10 family phage protein has product MANGVSIDRMAEEIMKGLTEYADLATEDVKKAVKKAGTAVRKDIEANAPKDTGKYAKSWAVKTTKETSNSLEVTVHSKNRYQLTHLLEHGHAKRGGGRVPAKPHIAAAEQAGIEQLEKEIQKALEG; this is encoded by the coding sequence ATGGCGAATGGTGTATCTATCGACCGGATGGCAGAGGAGATCATGAAGGGGCTGACCGAATATGCGGACCTTGCCACGGAGGATGTGAAAAAGGCGGTGAAGAAAGCCGGGACTGCGGTGCGCAAGGACATTGAAGCCAACGCGCCGAAAGACACCGGGAAGTATGCAAAGTCATGGGCGGTGAAGACCACAAAGGAAACGTCCAATTCACTGGAAGTGACGGTGCATTCTAAAAACCGCTACCAACTGACGCACCTTTTGGAACACGGCCACGCCAAGCGGGGCGGCGGGCGCGTCCCGGCAAAGCCGCATATCGCGGCGGCGGAGCAGGCCGGCATAGAGCAGCTTGAAAAAGAGATACAGAAAGCATTGGAGGGATAG
- a CDS encoding phage portal protein, with protein sequence MGLFSGLFRARDAPQNRTSGSAYSFFMGGSTSGKRVNERSSMQMTAVYSCVRILSEAVAGLPLHMYRYTDNSGKEKAAEHPLYFLLHDEPNPEMTSFVFRETLMTHLLLWGNAYSQIIRNGKGEVIALYPLMPDRMNVERDSKGQLYYEYTVSMDDAPTVKGSTVILPPSEVLHIPGLGFDGLVGYSPIAMAKNAIGMAIACEEYGAKFFANGAQPSGVLEHPGTLKDPSRVRESWQSTFGGSHNANKVAVLEEGMKYTPISISPEQAQFLETRKFQINEIARIFRVPPHMVGDLEKSSFSNIEQQSLEFVKYTLDPWVSRWEQSMARSLLTPEEKKQYFMKFNVDGLLRGDYQSRMNGYAVGRQNGWMSANDIRELENLDRIPEELGGDLYLINGNMMPLSMSGAAYQKGKEESNENEEVLELEEGEEPGTGSDRADTGTERHHRRGKLV encoded by the coding sequence ATGGGATTATTCAGTGGATTGTTCAGGGCGAGGGACGCACCACAGAACAGGACTTCCGGCAGCGCCTACAGTTTTTTTATGGGCGGCAGCACGAGCGGGAAGCGTGTCAATGAGCGTTCTTCCATGCAGATGACGGCAGTGTACTCCTGCGTCCGGATACTTTCAGAAGCGGTGGCGGGGCTGCCGCTGCATATGTACCGCTATACGGATAACAGCGGGAAGGAGAAAGCGGCGGAACACCCGCTGTATTTTTTACTCCATGATGAGCCGAACCCGGAGATGACTTCCTTCGTGTTCCGGGAAACGCTGATGACGCACCTGCTCCTCTGGGGGAACGCCTATTCACAGATCATCCGCAACGGCAAGGGTGAGGTCATTGCATTATATCCGCTGATGCCGGACCGGATGAATGTGGAGCGTGACAGCAAAGGGCAGCTTTATTATGAATACACGGTGAGCATGGATGACGCGCCGACCGTGAAGGGCAGCACGGTCATCCTGCCGCCGTCGGAGGTGCTGCATATCCCCGGACTCGGCTTTGACGGTCTGGTTGGCTATTCCCCCATCGCCATGGCAAAGAACGCCATCGGCATGGCGATTGCCTGCGAGGAATACGGGGCGAAGTTCTTCGCTAACGGGGCGCAGCCGAGCGGCGTGCTGGAGCATCCGGGGACGCTGAAAGACCCGTCAAGGGTGCGGGAGAGCTGGCAGTCCACCTTCGGCGGCAGCCACAATGCAAACAAGGTGGCCGTACTCGAAGAGGGGATGAAGTACACTCCGATTTCCATTTCCCCGGAACAGGCGCAGTTTTTGGAAACAAGGAAGTTCCAGATCAATGAAATTGCGAGGATTTTCCGTGTGCCGCCGCACATGGTGGGTGACCTGGAAAAGAGCAGCTTCTCCAACATTGAACAGCAGTCATTAGAGTTTGTGAAATATACCCTCGACCCGTGGGTGTCGAGATGGGAGCAGTCTATGGCGCGGTCTTTGCTGACACCGGAGGAGAAGAAGCAGTATTTCATGAAGTTCAATGTGGACGGCCTGCTCCGGGGCGACTACCAGAGCCGCATGAACGGGTACGCCGTAGGTCGGCAGAACGGGTGGATGTCCGCAAATGACATCCGGGAGCTGGAGAACCTTGACCGCATCCCGGAGGAATTGGGAGGCGACTTATATCTTATCAACGGAAACATGATGCCGCTTTCGATGTCAGGGGCGGCGTACCAAAAAGGGAAGGAGGAATCCAATGAAAACGAAGAAGTTCTGGAACTGGAGGAAGGCGAAGAACCAGGAACCGGAAGTGACAGAGCGGATACTGGAACTGAACGGCACCATCGCAGAGGAAAGCTGGTTTGA
- a CDS encoding virulence protein: MRFEFNRTGAERKALVQAMGEILEVKPKYLGMPTAAYQVDYFHIDKTGAVEFDDRADSEEIENLLERLAERGIVAAPAKTAQEGGTAEESADAENKAEEPETEAQGADLGLTVAMPRDSFTDAALENLRKLVDAKGSLIKKALAVDSLPIETDGEKVSFPWFAEGQDSESVKAYTHFIAAICDMARNQKRITAKEKPADNEKYAFRCFLLRLGFIGAEYKVERKILLKNLSGSSAFKNGEPKSETLRPEPVNPAMRVDAGEHPELTEELLDEILIQQVNAGMGGAADGISE, from the coding sequence ATGAGGTTTGAATTCAACAGGACAGGGGCAGAGCGGAAGGCGCTGGTGCAGGCAATGGGGGAGATTTTAGAGGTAAAGCCGAAATACCTCGGAATGCCGACAGCGGCTTACCAGGTGGATTACTTCCACATCGACAAGACCGGCGCGGTGGAGTTTGACGACCGGGCGGACAGTGAGGAAATAGAGAACCTGCTGGAGCGGCTTGCGGAAAGAGGGATTGTCGCAGCCCCGGCAAAAACGGCGCAGGAAGGCGGCACGGCAGAAGAAAGCGCGGATGCGGAAAACAAAGCGGAGGAGCCGGAAACGGAGGCACAGGGGGCAGATCTGGGGCTTACGGTGGCAATGCCGAGGGATTCCTTCACGGATGCCGCGCTGGAGAACCTGCGGAAGCTGGTGGATGCCAAAGGGAGCCTGATTAAAAAGGCGCTGGCGGTTGACAGCCTCCCGATTGAAACGGACGGGGAGAAGGTTTCCTTCCCATGGTTTGCGGAGGGGCAGGACAGCGAATCGGTGAAAGCCTACACCCATTTCATTGCCGCCATCTGCGACATGGCAAGGAACCAGAAGCGCATCACGGCAAAGGAAAAGCCTGCGGACAACGAAAAGTACGCATTCCGGTGCTTCCTGCTCCGGCTCGGCTTCATCGGGGCGGAATACAAGGTGGAACGGAAAATCCTGCTGAAGAACCTCTCCGGCAGCTCGGCTTTTAAGAACGGCGAGCCAAAAAGTGAAACACTCCGGCCGGAGCCAGTCAATCCTGCCATGCGGGTGGATGCCGGAGAACATCCGGAACTGACAGAGGAACTGCTTGATGAGATACTGATACAGCAGGTCAATGCAGGGATGGGAGGTGCAGCAGATGGGATTTCCGAATAG
- a CDS encoding amidoligase family protein — protein sequence MNAKLARQVEEMKKQTIGVEVEMNSIARDKAARVAAKFFGTGRHEYTARRNGYETYSAWDAQGREWKFQKDVSIAGPDSEKCELVTPILTYGDIETLQELIRQLRHAGAKSDAGRGCGVHIHIGAKGHTPQSLRNLANIMAGHESLIADALNLDRWRMNRYCRTVDPRFLEQVNRKKPSTMAALADIWYTSHGASYGRDQHYNDSRYHMLNYHATFTKGTVEFRLFQFDEPGDGRRGGLHAGQLKSYIQLCLALSQMAKEVKTASPKPQQNENPKYAMRTWLLRLGFIGDEFKTARDILTRRLAGDASFRNGRAA from the coding sequence ATGAACGCAAAGTTGGCAAGGCAGGTTGAGGAAATGAAAAAGCAGACCATCGGGGTTGAGGTGGAGATGAACAGCATCGCAAGAGACAAGGCAGCGAGGGTTGCCGCTAAGTTCTTCGGAACGGGCAGGCACGAATACACGGCGCGCAGGAACGGCTACGAAACCTACTCCGCATGGGACGCGCAGGGCAGGGAGTGGAAATTCCAGAAGGATGTGAGCATTGCGGGGCCGGACAGCGAAAAGTGCGAACTGGTGACGCCGATCCTTACCTACGGAGACATCGAAACCCTGCAGGAGCTCATCCGGCAGCTCAGACACGCCGGAGCGAAGAGCGACGCGGGCCGGGGCTGCGGGGTACACATCCACATCGGGGCAAAGGGCCACACACCGCAGAGCCTCAGAAACCTCGCCAACATCATGGCAGGCCATGAGAGCCTGATTGCGGATGCCTTAAACCTTGACCGGTGGAGGATGAACCGCTACTGCCGCACGGTCGACCCGCGGTTTTTGGAGCAGGTCAACAGGAAGAAACCTTCCACGATGGCGGCCCTTGCGGACATCTGGTACACAAGCCACGGCGCAAGCTACGGCAGGGACCAGCACTACAACGACAGCCGCTACCATATGCTGAACTACCATGCGACATTCACCAAGGGAACGGTGGAATTCCGCCTCTTCCAATTTGACGAGCCGGGCGACGGGCGCAGGGGCGGCCTCCACGCAGGGCAGCTCAAGAGCTACATCCAGCTCTGCCTCGCACTCAGCCAGATGGCGAAGGAAGTAAAGACGGCAAGCCCGAAGCCGCAGCAGAATGAGAACCCGAAATACGCCATGCGGACATGGCTCCTCCGGCTCGGCTTCATCGGGGACGAATTCAAGACCGCAAGGGACATCCTTACAAGGAGGCTTGCAGGGGACGCATCCTTCCGCAACGGAAGGGCTGCTTGA